In Mycolicibacterium alvei, a single window of DNA contains:
- a CDS encoding universal stress protein has translation MSAYRTVVVGTDGSDSSLRAVDRAGLIAAGSNAKLIVATAYFPQSEDQRAADVLKEEGYKMAGNAPIYAILREATERAKAAGATDIEERPVVGAPVDALVELAEDVQADLLVVGNVGLSTIAGRLLGSVPANVARRSKTDVLIVHTS, from the coding sequence ATGAGCGCGTATCGAACCGTGGTGGTCGGCACCGACGGATCTGATTCGTCGTTGCGTGCAGTCGACCGCGCCGGTCTGATTGCCGCCGGGTCGAATGCCAAGCTGATCGTGGCAACCGCGTACTTCCCTCAGAGCGAAGACCAGCGTGCCGCCGATGTGCTCAAGGAGGAGGGCTACAAGATGGCGGGCAATGCGCCGATCTACGCCATCCTCCGCGAGGCGACCGAACGCGCAAAGGCGGCCGGCGCCACCGACATCGAGGAGCGGCCGGTTGTCGGCGCTCCGGTCGATGCGCTCGTCGAGCTGGCCGAGGACGTCCAGGCGGATCTGCTGGTGGTGGGCAACGTCGGCCTGAGCACGATTGCCGGCCGTCTGCTGGGCTCAGTGCCCGCGAATGTGGCACGCCGGTCCAAGACCGACGTGCTCATCGTCCACACCAGCTGA